The Anabas testudineus chromosome 11, fAnaTes1.2, whole genome shotgun sequence genome has a segment encoding these proteins:
- the zgc:194578 gene encoding epsin-1 — protein MTSSMLRRQLKNLVQNYSEAEVKVREATSNDPWGPSSSQMADISDLTYNVVACNEIMTMLWKRLKDDKNWRHIHKSLTLLEYLLKTGDDRVLLKMKDNIYIVKALTEYRFVEKDGKDQGVNVREKAKVVLVLMEDDEKLKEEREFARKTREKTSKGSAASSSDTIKDPNYKPCYVPGTTGLPSLDNIPSVADLTASFTARKEERLRQEAEKKEVERRAKMSEDELKWEDAGKDNGVKDNAWAGEKEEVKTDPWGASKEPKEATDPWGTPTRPDTTEAAGSSDPWGGAAKTEEDPFAAPETDEDAFAAPKNGEDPFGAPKDKEDPFAAPQDKPDPFSSSNNDPFTTPKDDPFSAPKDDPFNAPKDDPFNAPKDDPFSAPKDDPFNAPKDDPFNAPKDDPFNAPKDDPFSAPKDDPFNAPKDDPFNAPKDDPFNAPKDDPFNAPKDDPFNAPKDDPFNAPKDDPFNAPKDDPFNAPKDDPFNAPKDDPFTAPASTPPKEDPFAVPASTKDDTFTAPTTPPKEDPFSAPTKTSQDDPFAAPTTPPKEDPFSAPPKDDPFTAATTPPKGDPFSVPSSPPKDDASDPFSAPPVSSPQSGKDTWDTPARSPPATASDLWGAPVPSKETKGVDPWGDGASASSSVDNSDPFGDASKPDNDPWGAPAAAPLSADDAWGSPAPPSVSSPSNDPFGDGASKTSDPWGAPTNATTNGTGKQTQQEEEMYKKTASFLGSAGASLVDLDDLFSSDPKPKQRPLTNTLAAQTQAIGMFKARGTASGPAVRSGAVAGVSLPEGSALSGNPFGSTFAASYGAPSATFGAASPSTETPLFQQPFQTMAASQSGLNMMQSAQMPPPCSATGFIQPVSFGGSPQMGLNMSPTCGRVVQSRSAMVNPVADAYLLGTGMGQSDFFGGGHQAGVAQLGSSTSQAGVGLPLQPQLVSGNENTNPFLF, from the exons TATGACAATGCTGTGGAAACGCCTGAAAGACGACAAGAACTGGAGACACATCCACaag TCCCTAACACTGCTGGAGTACCTGTTAAAGACTGGTGATGATCGTGTGcttctgaaaatgaaagacaacATCTACATCGTCAAAGCCCTCACGGAGTACCGCTTTGTAGAAAAGGATGGCAAAGATCAG ggtgtgaatgtgagagaGAAAGCCAAAGTTGTTCTTGTTCTAATGGAGGATGACGAAAAActaaaggaagaaagagagttTGCCCGCAAGACCAGAGAGAAGACTTCAAAAGGTTCTGCTG CCTCATCGTCAGACACCATCAAGGATCCCAACTACAAACCATGCTACGTTCCTGGAACCACAGGGCTTCCATCCTTGGACAATATTCCCTCAGTGGCCGACTTGACTGCTTCCTTCACCGCCCGCAAAGAGGAGAGGCTTAGACAGGAAGCTGAGAAGAAAGAAGTAGAGAGGAGG GCCAAGATGAGTGAAGATGAGCTGAAATGGGAAGATGCAGGCAAAGACAATGGAGTTAAAGACAATGCTTGggcaggagaaaaagaagaggtaAAAACAGACCCATGGGGCGCCTCCAAAGAACCTAAAGAGGCCACAGATCCATGGGGCACACCCACAAGACCTGACACAACCGAGGCAGCGGGTAGCAGTGATCCTTGGGGGGGTGCAGCTAAAACAGAAGAAGATCCCTTTGCAGCACCAGAAACAGATGAAGATGCATTTGCTGCACCAAAGAATGGAGAAGATCCTTTTGGAGCaccaaaagacaaagaggatCCATTTGCTGCTCCACAAGATAAACCAGATCCCTTCAGTTCATCAAACAATGATCCATTTACTACACCCAAAGACGATCCATTCAGTGCCCCAAAGGATGATCCATTCAACGCCCCAAAGGATGATCCATTCAACGCCCCAAAGGATGATCCATTCAGTGCCCCAAAGGATGATCCATTCAATGCCCCAAAGGATGATCCATTCAATGCCCCAAAGGATGATCCATTCAACGCCCCAAAGGATGATCCATTCAGTGCCCCAAAAGATGATCCATTCAACGCCCCAAAGGATGATCCATTCAACGCCCCAAAGGATGATCCATTCAACGCCCCAAAGGATGATCCATTCAACGCCCCAAAGGATGATCCATTCAACGCCCCAAAGGATGATCCATTCAACGCCCCAAAGGATGATCCCTTCAACGCCCCAAAGGATGATCCATTCAACGCCCCAAAGGATGATCCATTCAACGCCCCAAAGGATGATCCCTTCACTGCTCCAGCATCAACACCCCCAAAAGAAGACCCATTTGCAGTACCAGCCTCAACTAAAGATGACACCTTTACTGCTCCCACAACACCACCTAAAGAGGACCCTTTCTCTGCACCCACTAAAACTTCACAGGATGATCCCTTTGCTGCACCAACAACACCCCCTAAAGAGGATCCTTTCTCTGCACCTCCAAAAGATGACCCTttcactgcagcaacaacacCCCCTAAAGGTGACCCATTCTCAGTGCCATCCAGTCCCCCAAAAGATGATGCCTCAGATCCGTTCAGTGCCCCACCAGTGAGCTCACCCCAAAGTGGTAAAGATACATGGGACACCCCAGCCAGGTCTCCACCTGCCACTGCGTCAGATCTTTGGGGTGCACCAGTACCTTCAAAGGAAACAAAGGGTGTTGATCCCTGGGGAGATGGTGCAAGTGCTTCATCATCCGTTGATAATTCTGATCCATTTGGGGATGCTTCTAAACCAGACAATGACCCCTGGGGAGCCCCAG CTGCAGCTCCACTTAGTGCAGATGATGCGTGGGGATCACCTGCTCCACCCTCAGTCTCCTCCCCATCTAACGACCCATTTGGAGACGGAGCATCTAAAACCAGTGATCCCTGGGGTGCACCAACTAATGCAACTACCAATGGCACTG GaaagcaaacacagcaggaagaggagatgTATAAAAAGACTGCTTCGTTCTTGGGCTCTGCAGGAGCGTCGCTGGTAGACTTGGACGATCTGTTTTCCTCTGACCCCAAACCGAAACAGCGTCCTCTTACCAACACGCTCGCCGCCCAGACACAAGCCATCG GCATGTTCAAAGCCAGGGGCACGGCATCTGGCCCTGCAGTCAGATCAGGGGCTGTTGCAGGGGTATCCCTGCCTGAAGGATCAGCCCTGTCTGGCAATCCTTTTGGTTCCACCTTTGCAGCATCCTATGGTGCACCATCAGCCACGTTTGGAGCTGCTAGTCCTTCTACTGAAACTCCCCTGTTTCAGCAACCATTCCAAACCATGGCGGCGTCTCAGTCTGGATTAAATATGATGCAATCAGCTCAGATGCCTCCTCCATGTTCAGCCACTGGATTCATACAACCTGTTTCTTTTGGAGGGAGTCCACAAATGGGACTTAACATGAGCCCCACCTGTGGAAGAGTGGTGCAATCCAGATCTGCGATGGTGAATCCAGTGGCAGATGCGTATTTATTGGGAACAGGAATGGGTCAGTCAGATTTTTTTGGAGGGGGTCACCAAGCAGGAGTGGCTCAGTTGGGCAGTTCCACCTCACAGGCCGGAGTTGGACTCCCCCTGCAGCCACAATTGGTCTCAGGCAACGAAAATACTAATCCATTCCTGTTCTGA